One genomic window of Candidatus Omnitrophota bacterium includes the following:
- a CDS encoding M48 family metallopeptidase, whose amino-acid sequence MHNYYLPVILFILIGGYILDFIIEKLDVAYASPVLPREFEGYYDAEKYRKSQNYLKERVRFGLIESAFFTAGIVIFILAGWFNLIDGFARSLGQPPLITGLIFLGIMYLIQHLFSIPFTAYRTFIIEEKYGFNRTSPATFIADIFKHLILMMLIGAVILSAILWFFSVSGKPAWLYSWIAVTVFELFLIFIAPVVIMPLFNKFTPLEEGELKAAITDYARSQDFKIKGIYKMDASRRSAKSNAFFTGLGKYKRIVLFDTLIAKMKTDELVAVLAHEIGHYKHKDIFKGLAVSVISTGLMFFALAFFIYNKDFFAAFKMEHVSVYAGLFLFTFLYQPVNDIFSIGSNYLSRRFETSADIFSVHTYKNPEAMIKALKRLSSDNLSNLTPHPLKVFLSYSHPPVLTRIEAIKASGS is encoded by the coding sequence ATGCATAATTATTATTTACCGGTAATTTTATTTATCCTTATAGGCGGATACATCTTAGACTTCATCATTGAGAAGCTGGATGTCGCGTACGCCTCTCCGGTACTACCTCGAGAATTCGAAGGATATTACGATGCCGAAAAATACCGGAAGTCCCAAAACTACCTTAAGGAGAGGGTGCGGTTCGGCCTCATCGAAAGCGCATTCTTTACTGCAGGTATAGTTATCTTTATTCTTGCCGGCTGGTTTAACCTGATAGATGGTTTTGCGCGCTCTCTTGGGCAGCCGCCTCTTATTACAGGGCTGATTTTTCTCGGGATAATGTACCTGATTCAGCATCTCTTTTCCATCCCATTCACGGCCTATCGTACATTCATTATAGAGGAGAAGTACGGTTTTAACAGGACGTCGCCCGCGACATTCATCGCAGATATCTTTAAGCACCTGATATTAATGATGCTCATCGGGGCAGTGATATTATCGGCCATATTGTGGTTCTTCAGCGTCTCCGGAAAGCCGGCGTGGCTATATTCGTGGATAGCCGTGACGGTCTTCGAGCTCTTTCTCATATTCATCGCTCCCGTCGTCATCATGCCGCTATTTAATAAATTCACGCCTCTCGAAGAGGGCGAGCTTAAGGCCGCCATCACCGATTATGCGCGTTCGCAGGATTTTAAGATAAAGGGCATATATAAGATGGACGCTTCGCGCCGCAGCGCCAAATCGAACGCTTTCTTCACGGGCCTCGGCAAGTATAAGCGGATCGTGCTCTTCGATACGCTGATAGCGAAGATGAAGACGGACGAGCTTGTGGCGGTCCTCGCGCACGAGATAGGGCATTACAAGCACAAGGATATCTTTAAAGGCCTCGCTGTCTCGGTCATAAGCACGGGGCTCATGTTCTTCGCGCTCGCGTTTTTTATTTACAATAAAGATTTCTTCGCGGCGTTTAAGATGGAGCATGTTTCCGTTTACGCAGGGCTTTTCCTATTCACGTTCCTGTACCAGCCGGTGAACGATATATTCTCCATCGGATCAAATTATCTATCAAGGCGTTTTGAGACCTCGGCCGATATATTCTCGGTCCATACCTATAAGAATCCGGAGGCGATGATAAAGGCGCTTAAGCGCCTTAGCTCCGATAACCTGTCAAACCTCACCCCGCATCCTTTGAAAGTCTTCCTGTCTTACAGCCATCCGCCCGTCCTTACGAGGATAGAGGCCATAAAGGCAAGCGGTAGCTGA
- a CDS encoding SH3 domain-containing protein codes for MIKKICSSLLILCLFFTPGCDNKERVYYSSPGVIPNTHRQMKSAGFWISRQPFTDKVILDPAGIASFNSKTEKELKLTRDPSKVGPLYSGEELTSSLTEEMRNIFDQKLYSQDARRIGKLFYQKMKERINLEVIPSQINVRYGLICRYADQRTLPTEEIVTTEPGDVDFDELQNSSLDTGTPLAILHETKDGAWVYAHSPASSGWIMKDRIAFCGAAELKNYLEKTPFLIVTGAKADIFLDNGLTQYLDYVRMGARFPCIAGFNSEVIQISIPFQAEGGKFAERAAYIRRSDVNFGYLAYTSRNIMQQAFKLLNAPYAWGGKNGEQDCSSFLQEVFSTTGIALPRNSSDQGKVGRSLGEFTEKTGDELKMHVLKDQAIAGVAIMQLNGHIFLYLGMYEDRPYVIHETHAYRQRMWWGGDIAREVNRVVVSDLSLGKGSQKGSLLERIISIRNVN; via the coding sequence ATGATTAAAAAAATCTGCTCTTCATTATTGATCCTATGCTTATTTTTTACACCGGGATGCGACAATAAGGAAAGAGTATATTACTCTTCGCCGGGCGTGATCCCGAATACACATAGACAGATGAAGAGCGCCGGGTTCTGGATCTCCCGCCAGCCTTTTACGGATAAGGTTATCCTCGATCCTGCGGGTATCGCATCATTTAATTCCAAAACAGAAAAAGAGCTTAAGCTGACACGGGATCCGTCTAAGGTGGGCCCTCTATATTCCGGCGAAGAATTGACCTCTTCTTTGACGGAAGAGATGCGGAATATTTTTGATCAGAAACTTTATTCTCAAGACGCAAGGCGAATAGGCAAACTTTTTTACCAAAAGATGAAAGAGCGGATAAATCTTGAGGTAATTCCATCTCAGATTAATGTGCGTTACGGTCTTATTTGCCGTTATGCCGACCAGCGGACTCTGCCGACGGAGGAGATCGTAACTACCGAACCGGGTGATGTCGATTTTGACGAACTCCAGAACAGCTCTTTAGATACCGGCACTCCCTTGGCTATTTTGCATGAGACGAAAGACGGCGCCTGGGTATACGCGCATTCACCTGCAAGCTCTGGATGGATAATGAAGGACAGGATCGCTTTTTGCGGGGCCGCCGAGCTTAAGAATTATTTAGAGAAGACGCCGTTTCTTATAGTGACCGGCGCCAAGGCCGATATTTTTTTAGACAACGGATTAACGCAATATCTCGATTATGTGAGAATGGGCGCAAGGTTCCCCTGTATAGCCGGTTTTAACTCCGAAGTGATTCAGATCAGTATTCCTTTTCAGGCGGAAGGAGGGAAATTTGCCGAGAGAGCCGCCTATATAAGAAGATCGGACGTGAATTTCGGATACTTAGCATATACTTCGCGCAATATCATGCAACAGGCTTTTAAGCTGCTCAATGCTCCTTATGCCTGGGGAGGCAAGAACGGCGAACAGGATTGCTCCAGCTTCCTTCAGGAAGTCTTCTCCACGACCGGAATAGCCTTACCGAGAAATTCTTCGGATCAGGGCAAGGTCGGCCGCTCTTTAGGCGAATTTACAGAGAAGACAGGCGATGAATTGAAGATGCACGTTTTAAAAGATCAGGCTATCGCGGGAGTGGCGATCATGCAATTAAACGGCCATATATTTTTATACCTCGGGATGTATGAAGACAGGCCATATGTTATACATGAAACTCACGCATATAGGCAAAGAATGTGGTGGGGTGGTGATATAGCCCGTGAAGTTAATAGGGTGGTGGTCAGTGATCTTTCTCTGGGCAAGGGTTCTCAAAAAGGTTCTTTGCTGGAACGGATCATCTCCATACGCAATGTCAATTAG
- a CDS encoding YSC84-related protein has product MKTVHIVKAVFSLLCMVFVLMFCVETSSYAVSAKDIDSGVEIALKNLRDIKGGDDVINKAKGLLIFPGVFKGAIGIGGEYGEGALRIHGKTVDYYSTAAASIGIQLGGQKKSIIIAFMNDEALKNFRDSQGWKIGADASVAVIALGAGTTVSSQISNKPIVAFVFGEKGLMYDLSINGAKVSKIQR; this is encoded by the coding sequence ATGAAAACAGTACACATAGTAAAGGCAGTGTTCTCTCTTTTATGTATGGTCTTTGTATTGATGTTTTGCGTGGAGACGTCTTCATACGCTGTAAGCGCAAAGGACATAGACTCCGGAGTGGAGATAGCGCTTAAAAACCTTCGAGATATAAAGGGCGGCGATGACGTTATAAATAAGGCTAAGGGGCTTCTTATTTTTCCGGGAGTGTTTAAGGGGGCTATCGGGATAGGCGGCGAATACGGCGAAGGCGCCCTCAGGATACACGGCAAGACGGTTGATTATTACAGCACCGCCGCCGCTTCGATAGGGATTCAGCTGGGCGGACAGAAGAAGAGCATTATAATCGCGTTCATGAATGACGAGGCCTTGAAGAATTTCAGGGATAGCCAGGGCTGGAAGATAGGCGCTGATGCCTCCGTAGCTGTTATAGCGCTCGGAGCCGGCACCACGGTCAGCAGCCAGATTTCTAATAAGCCGATAGTCGCGTTTGTGTTCGGCGAAAAAGGACTGATGTACGATCTTAGCATTAACGGCGCGAAGGTCTCGAAGATCCAAAGGTAG
- a CDS encoding cupin domain-containing protein: MIKSIIAQAAKLSELVDYQEGSILSKEIIKSEKGTVTLFAFDKGQALSEHIAPFDALVYNFDGKAEVTIEGRPHLLKMGEIIMMPANKPHALKAIERFKMLLIMIRSRV; encoded by the coding sequence ATGATAAAGAGCATAATAGCCCAGGCGGCAAAACTCTCCGAATTGGTCGATTATCAGGAAGGCTCTATTTTAAGCAAAGAGATTATCAAGAGCGAAAAGGGTACGGTCACGCTGTTTGCTTTCGATAAAGGGCAGGCTTTGAGCGAGCATATCGCTCCTTTCGATGCCTTAGTATATAATTTTGACGGTAAGGCGGAGGTAACGATCGAAGGGAGGCCGCATCTTTTGAAGATGGGAGAGATTATAATGATGCCGGCAAATAAGCCCCATGCCTTAAAAGCGATAGAGCGTTTTAAGATGCTTTTAATAATGATAAGGTCCCGCGTTTAA